One window from the genome of Nomascus leucogenys isolate Asia chromosome 12, Asia_NLE_v1, whole genome shotgun sequence encodes:
- the HAO2 gene encoding hydroxyacid oxidase 2 isoform X2, giving the protein MSLVCLTDFQAHARERLSKSTRDFIEGGADDSITRDDNIAAFKRIRLRPRYLRDVSEVDTRTTIQGEEISAPICIAPTGFHCLVWPDGEMSTARAAQAAGICYITSTFASCSLEDIVIAAPEGLRWFQLYVHPDLQLNKQLIQRVESLGFKALVITLDAPVCGNRRHDIQNHLRRNLTLTDLQSPKKGNAIPYFQMTPISTSLCWNDLSWFQSITRLPIILKGILTKEDAELAVKHNVQGIIVSNHGGRQLDEVLASIDALTEVVAAVKGKIEVYLDGGVRTGNDVLKALALGAKCIFLGRPILWGLACKGEHGVKEVLNILTNEFHTSMALTGCRSVAEINRNLVQFSRL; this is encoded by the exons ATGTCCTTGGTGTGTTTGACAGACTTTCAGGCCCATGCACGAGAGCGGCTGTCTAAGTCAACTCGGGATTTTATTGAAGGTGGAGCTGATGACAGCATCACGCGGGATGACAACATTGCAGCATTTAAAAG AATTCGTCTCCGTCCCCGGTACCTGAGAGATGTGTCTGAGGTGGACACCAGAACCACAATCCAAGGGGAGGAGATCAGTGCCCCTATTTGCATCGCACCCACAGGGTTCCACTGCCTCGTCTGGCCTGATGGGGAAATGAGCACAGCAAGAG CTGCCCAAGCAGCTGGTATCTGCTACATCACCAGCACATTTGCCAGCTGTAGCCTTGAAGACATTGTTATTGCAGCTCCCGAAGGCCTCCGATGGTTCCAACTCTATGTGCATCCAGACCTGCAGCTGAACAAACAGTTGATCCAGAGGGTAGAATCCCTAGGTTTCAAAGCTTTGGTAATAACTTTGGATGCACCTGTATGTGGCAACAGGCGACATGACATTCAAAACCATTTGAGGAGGAACTTAACACTAACAGATCTTCAGTCACCTAAAAAG GGAAATGCAATACCTTATTTCCAGATGACTCCTATCAGCACTTCTCTCTGCTGGAATGATCTCTCCTGGTTTCAGAGCATAACTCGATTGCCCATCATCCTTAAAGGGATTTTGACAAAAGAGGATGCAGAGTTAGCTGTGAAGCACAACGTCCAGGGCATCATTGTTTCCAACCATGGTGGGAGGCAGCTTGATGAGGTTCTCGCTTCA ATTGATGCTTTGACAGAAGTGGTGGCTGCTGTAAAGGGGAAAATTGAAGTCTACCTGGATGGCGGGGTCCGAACTGGCAATGATGTGCTGAAGGCTCTGGCCCTTGGAGCTAAGTGCATTTTTCTTGGGAGACCAATCCTATGGGGCCTTGCCTGCAAG GGTGAACATGGTGTTAAGGAAgttttgaacattttaacaaatgaGTTCCACACTTCCATGGCCCTTACAG GCTGCCGGTCAGTCGCTGAGATCAATCGAAACTTGGTCCAGTTTTCCAGGCTGTAA
- the HAO2 gene encoding hydroxyacid oxidase 2 isoform X1, producing the protein MEDKTGSECEGPEMSLVCLTDFQAHARERLSKSTRDFIEGGADDSITRDDNIAAFKRIRLRPRYLRDVSEVDTRTTIQGEEISAPICIAPTGFHCLVWPDGEMSTARAAQAAGICYITSTFASCSLEDIVIAAPEGLRWFQLYVHPDLQLNKQLIQRVESLGFKALVITLDAPVCGNRRHDIQNHLRRNLTLTDLQSPKKGNAIPYFQMTPISTSLCWNDLSWFQSITRLPIILKGILTKEDAELAVKHNVQGIIVSNHGGRQLDEVLASIDALTEVVAAVKGKIEVYLDGGVRTGNDVLKALALGAKCIFLGRPILWGLACKGEHGVKEVLNILTNEFHTSMALTGCRSVAEINRNLVQFSRL; encoded by the exons ATGGAAGACAAGACGGGGAGTGAATGTGAAG GTCCAGAAATGTCCTTGGTGTGTTTGACAGACTTTCAGGCCCATGCACGAGAGCGGCTGTCTAAGTCAACTCGGGATTTTATTGAAGGTGGAGCTGATGACAGCATCACGCGGGATGACAACATTGCAGCATTTAAAAG AATTCGTCTCCGTCCCCGGTACCTGAGAGATGTGTCTGAGGTGGACACCAGAACCACAATCCAAGGGGAGGAGATCAGTGCCCCTATTTGCATCGCACCCACAGGGTTCCACTGCCTCGTCTGGCCTGATGGGGAAATGAGCACAGCAAGAG CTGCCCAAGCAGCTGGTATCTGCTACATCACCAGCACATTTGCCAGCTGTAGCCTTGAAGACATTGTTATTGCAGCTCCCGAAGGCCTCCGATGGTTCCAACTCTATGTGCATCCAGACCTGCAGCTGAACAAACAGTTGATCCAGAGGGTAGAATCCCTAGGTTTCAAAGCTTTGGTAATAACTTTGGATGCACCTGTATGTGGCAACAGGCGACATGACATTCAAAACCATTTGAGGAGGAACTTAACACTAACAGATCTTCAGTCACCTAAAAAG GGAAATGCAATACCTTATTTCCAGATGACTCCTATCAGCACTTCTCTCTGCTGGAATGATCTCTCCTGGTTTCAGAGCATAACTCGATTGCCCATCATCCTTAAAGGGATTTTGACAAAAGAGGATGCAGAGTTAGCTGTGAAGCACAACGTCCAGGGCATCATTGTTTCCAACCATGGTGGGAGGCAGCTTGATGAGGTTCTCGCTTCA ATTGATGCTTTGACAGAAGTGGTGGCTGCTGTAAAGGGGAAAATTGAAGTCTACCTGGATGGCGGGGTCCGAACTGGCAATGATGTGCTGAAGGCTCTGGCCCTTGGAGCTAAGTGCATTTTTCTTGGGAGACCAATCCTATGGGGCCTTGCCTGCAAG GGTGAACATGGTGTTAAGGAAgttttgaacattttaacaaatgaGTTCCACACTTCCATGGCCCTTACAG GCTGCCGGTCAGTCGCTGAGATCAATCGAAACTTGGTCCAGTTTTCCAGGCTGTAA